In one Trichlorobacter lovleyi SZ genomic region, the following are encoded:
- a CDS encoding 3-oxoacyl-ACP synthase III: MKYQKVVIEALEYELAPVVVSSSDLEARLEPLYRELRIAPGQLQALTGIRERRWWEPGYPLSHGAIMAARKALLSSGIAASEIGALVYTGVCREQFEPATACRVADGLGISGDVAIFDLSNACLGVLNGILDMANRIELGQIRAGLVVSCESAREINEVMIARMLEERNMQHFAHSLATLTGGSGAVAVLLTDGSFGSNAPHRLLGGITKAAPQHHNLCLWGVGPDGKGGYQQSMATDGVNVMNHGVELGRRTWEAFLPHVGWKAEQVDRVICHQVGSAHQSMILKTLGVPADKDFTTYEFLGNMGTVSLPLTAALAVERDILLPGDRVAFLGIGSGLNCMMLGIEW; this comes from the coding sequence ATGAAGTATCAGAAGGTAGTAATTGAGGCGCTGGAATACGAACTGGCGCCGGTGGTGGTTTCCAGCAGTGATCTTGAAGCACGGCTGGAGCCGCTCTACCGCGAACTGCGGATTGCACCGGGACAGTTGCAGGCCTTGACCGGTATCCGTGAACGGCGTTGGTGGGAACCGGGCTACCCGCTTTCCCATGGCGCCATCATGGCAGCCCGCAAGGCACTGCTCAGCTCCGGTATTGCTGCCAGCGAGATCGGCGCCCTGGTCTACACCGGTGTCTGCCGTGAACAGTTTGAGCCTGCCACCGCCTGCCGGGTGGCCGACGGCCTGGGGATCAGCGGTGATGTGGCGATCTTTGACCTTTCCAACGCCTGCCTGGGGGTCCTGAACGGCATCCTGGACATGGCGAACAGAATAGAACTGGGCCAGATCAGGGCCGGTCTGGTGGTCTCCTGCGAATCAGCCCGCGAGATCAATGAGGTGATGATTGCCAGGATGCTGGAAGAGCGCAACATGCAGCATTTTGCCCATTCTCTTGCCACCCTGACCGGTGGTTCCGGCGCTGTGGCAGTGCTGCTGACCGATGGATCATTCGGCAGCAACGCCCCCCACCGTTTACTGGGCGGCATCACCAAGGCAGCTCCGCAGCACCACAACCTCTGCCTGTGGGGAGTGGGGCCGGACGGCAAGGGTGGCTATCAGCAGTCCATGGCCACTGACGGGGTCAATGTCATGAACCATGGTGTAGAACTTGGTCGACGTACCTGGGAGGCATTTCTGCCCCATGTGGGCTGGAAGGCAGAACAGGTTGACCGGGTAATCTGCCACCAGGTCGGTTCAGCCCATCAGAGCATGATCCTGAAGACCCTGGGAGTGCCTGCTGACAAGGACTTCACCACCTATGAATTCCTGGGCAACATGGGTACCGTATCCCTGCCTCTGACCGCAGCTCTGGCTGTTGAACGGGATATCCTGTTGCCGGGTGATAGAGTCGCGTTTTTGGGCATTGGTAGCGGATTGAACTGTATGATGCTGGGAATCGAATGGTGA
- a CDS encoding alpha/beta fold hydrolase, with protein sequence MALDLAKEYPFKSNYLDLNGLKYHYLDEGQGPTVVMLHGNPSWSFYYRNLVKEISNRFRCIVPDHIGCGLSDKPGDDRYDYTLPQRVDDLEQLLDSLQLNEKITLVVHDWGGMIGMAWAVRHPERIERLVILNTGAFPLPKAKPFPLGLRICRDTWLGTLLVRGFNAFSRGAARVGCKENPMSAELRALYELPYDSWQNRIATLRFVQDIPLLPGDRNYDLICAVSDGINRFAGLPMLICWGELDFVFDHHFLAEWQTRFPKAELHRFPKAGHYILEDRKDTVIPLICEFMDRTVLST encoded by the coding sequence ATGGCATTGGATCTGGCAAAAGAATATCCCTTCAAAAGCAACTACCTTGACCTGAACGGCCTCAAGTACCACTATCTGGATGAAGGCCAGGGCCCGACGGTGGTGATGCTGCACGGCAACCCCTCCTGGTCGTTCTATTACCGTAATCTGGTGAAAGAGATCTCCAATCGTTTCCGCTGCATTGTGCCGGACCATATCGGCTGCGGCCTGTCGGATAAGCCGGGGGATGATCGCTACGACTACACCCTGCCCCAACGGGTGGATGATCTGGAACAGCTGCTGGACAGCCTGCAGCTGAACGAGAAGATCACCCTCGTGGTGCATGACTGGGGCGGCATGATCGGCATGGCCTGGGCGGTGCGCCACCCGGAACGGATTGAGCGGCTGGTGATCCTGAATACCGGCGCCTTTCCATTGCCCAAAGCCAAGCCGTTCCCCCTGGGCCTGAGGATCTGCCGTGACACCTGGCTGGGCACCCTGCTGGTGCGTGGTTTTAATGCCTTCAGCCGTGGCGCTGCCCGGGTGGGCTGTAAGGAAAATCCGATGTCTGCAGAGCTGAGGGCGCTGTACGAGCTGCCCTATGACTCCTGGCAGAACCGGATCGCCACCCTGCGCTTTGTACAGGATATCCCGCTGCTACCGGGTGACCGCAACTATGACCTGATCTGTGCTGTCTCGGACGGCATCAACCGGTTTGCTGGTCTGCCGATGCTGATCTGCTGGGGTGAGCTTGATTTTGTGTTTGATCACCACTTCCTGGCTGAATGGCAGACCCGTTTCCCCAAGGCAGAATTGCACCGTTTCCCCAAGGCAGGCCATTACATCCTGGAAGACCGTAAGGATACGGTGATACCGTTAATCTGTGAATTTATGGACCGGACCGTGCTGTCTACCTGA
- a CDS encoding type I polyketide synthase — MQDYSSTVAIVGIGALFPDAPDLAQYWELIRSGRSAVREVPPGRWQVTPEEIFDPEVGKQDHLYTTRGCFLDQTPQLPELDGLDPLFHVLVSAGRKAFSDCQTADLDRSRVGVIIGNLALPSETSSLLARNWLGRSFEEQVVGQASDPIPTSPLNRYLAGLPAGVLAQQLGLGGVTNTLDAACASSLYAIKLAMDELLSGRADAMLTGGLSRPDPLYTQMGFSQLRALSKRGICSPFDAAGDGLLTGEGAGIFVLKRTSDAVASGDRIYGIIRAVGLSNDVGGSLLAPMSEGQLRAMRAAYQRAGWEPQDVDLIECHATGTPVGDAVEVASLKELWQGSETRQSCVIGSVKSNIGHLLTAAGAAALTKVLLAMQHATLPPTANFSSPQPGMQLEQSPFKVLTRAEPWQRRGNTIPRRAAVSAFGFGGINAHLLVEEWLPENSALIPPPDSGGGEGGVPIAIVGLDASFGPWQGLQAVQQRVLGGSSNAVAPTRPNKRWWGVEQRAWFKQQGLDQIPFTGWFMDQVKVSNNRFRIPPKEMEEMQPQQLLMLQTAANALQDAGLDKQDNPKTGVMIGIAFDLNSTGFSLRWPMQQQARIWADRLGRKLTEAELNDWTGKLRDSISPALNANRTMGSLGNIVASRIAREFKIGGPSFTLSSEESSGIRALETAVRMLQQHELDQAVVGAVDLAGDLRAVLGQHAVRPFSATGQCRPFDCAADGTVIGEGACAFVLKRLSDAEADNNRIYAVIRGIGSSNGALDTAYSNALQRAYQDSGSAPATVSLLEATADASPEQDRLEAEALNHFFADTAADATVVGSVKGAIGHTGAVSGLASLLRGCLALYQEIIPASSGTETTCPELSKGPLQLVTTPRYWLRNREEGPRRAGVSVCGIDGSCSHVVLEGWDQQPAADAVRRQAPLGPCHELLFPLVANSSAELSAELDLLQQRCRATAGSRQELAGLASEYCSRITLQSVQPQGMALVAADAEQLEHLIEQGRQTLQQDTESVEIPPSLRDRLFYSRSPLAAQGRIAFVFPGSGNHYPAMARDLFCCWPEVLRQQNQENHRLKDQFQPDLFWADTPQEQLNDNHRAVIFGQVATGCGVSDLVRSFGISPSSVIGYSLGESAALFSTRTWVDRDLMYSRMQESTLFTHDLAGECRAARTAWGLADDQQVNWSLGVVMAPADQVRAEISALSRVYLLIINTPDECVVGGDSTAVTELVGRLGCHFFPLYGVTTVHCEVAQPVATPYHDLHLFTTNPPQGVTFYSGAKGDRFEPTQENCAAAILDQALHGIDYPATIEAAYRDGVRLFLEMGPGNSCSRMISRILEGRPHLARSACFNGQDQILTLLRLLASLIAERVPLDLSPLCMAEPLATQVTSNSPQVRLVVGGKPFTIPTLPPVASAPSRPPVSTVAAPQPADQLPVTPQLQSSNTTLLQEFSQAQAAQIAAHEAFLTLSNSLTQSMAQALALQVSLQQVLGDNAPPTDQHQYQQKPAQRPTTNESSCAFNREMCMEFAIGSVAKMLGPQFAEVDSFPTRVRLPDEPLMLVDRIIRVEGEPRSMTNGRVITEHDIFPHAWYLDGGRIPTCIAVEAGQADLFLSGYLGIDFITRGLAVYRLLDAVVTFHRGLPGPGETINYDIRIERFFRQGDTWLFRFFFEATVAGEPLLSMRDGCAGFFSSAALEAGKGIVRPLVDPRPTTGIRPADWQDLVPLKREGFTAEQLDKLRQGDLAGCFGPLFSGLGIKQPLTIPGGRMRLVHRVNEIIPHGGRYGQGMIRAEADIHPDDWFITCHFVDDRVMPGTLMYECCMHTLRILLLRIGWVAEANSAVWEPVPGVASKLCCRGQVLETTRVVTYEVTIREIGYRPEPYVIVDALMYADGKPIVEITSMSARLTGTTRQQLEQLWQGRNSSPVSYIKPAIYTKKQILAYSNGKPSEGFGDRYQVFDRQRKIARLPGPPFQFMDRVTSVTGEPWQMKAGAAAEAQYDLPSDAWFFGVERQPRMPFCVLLEAALQPCGWLAAYVGSALTTPNDISFRNLGGSAIQHRPVTPDSGTLTCCATMTKVATSGGMIIQEFDFSVADSLGMIYEGQTMFGFFSKEALAQQVGIRDAQPYQPSEAETGRGRSLDYPTNAPFPDKQLRMIDRIELYIADGGPNGLGYLQGIKQVDPDEWFFKAHFYEDPVTPGSLGLESFQQLLKFAAVERWGWQEGTIISSVALQQKHRWLYRGQVVPSNKQVRVTAWITAVDDQQQLMTASGFLAVDDKLIYQMIDFTVRMESIR, encoded by the coding sequence ATGCAGGATTACAGCAGCACGGTTGCCATAGTCGGGATCGGCGCGCTCTTTCCTGATGCCCCGGATCTTGCCCAGTACTGGGAGCTGATCCGCAGCGGGCGCAGTGCTGTCCGTGAGGTGCCGCCAGGACGCTGGCAGGTTACCCCGGAAGAGATCTTTGATCCGGAGGTGGGCAAGCAGGATCACCTCTATACCACCCGTGGCTGTTTTCTGGACCAGACCCCGCAGTTGCCTGAGCTGGATGGCCTTGATCCCCTGTTTCATGTCCTGGTCAGCGCAGGCAGAAAGGCCTTTAGCGACTGCCAGACCGCAGACCTTGACCGTTCACGGGTCGGGGTAATCATCGGCAACCTGGCCCTGCCGTCCGAGACCTCTTCTCTGCTGGCCCGTAACTGGCTTGGCCGCAGCTTTGAAGAACAGGTTGTCGGACAGGCTTCCGATCCAATTCCCACCTCTCCGCTTAACCGCTATCTGGCCGGTCTGCCCGCTGGCGTACTTGCTCAACAACTTGGGCTGGGCGGGGTCACCAACACCCTTGATGCCGCCTGTGCCTCTTCTCTGTATGCCATCAAGCTGGCCATGGATGAACTGCTCTCAGGCCGCGCTGATGCCATGCTGACCGGCGGACTTTCCCGGCCTGACCCGCTCTATACCCAGATGGGTTTCAGCCAGCTGCGTGCCCTGTCAAAACGCGGTATCTGTTCACCCTTTGATGCGGCCGGTGACGGCCTCTTAACCGGCGAAGGTGCCGGTATCTTTGTGCTGAAGCGGACCAGTGATGCTGTGGCAAGTGGTGACCGGATCTACGGCATCATCCGGGCTGTGGGTCTTTCCAATGACGTGGGCGGCAGCCTGCTGGCACCGATGTCAGAGGGACAGTTGCGGGCCATGCGGGCGGCATATCAGCGGGCCGGCTGGGAACCACAGGATGTTGACCTGATTGAATGCCATGCCACCGGCACCCCGGTTGGTGATGCGGTTGAAGTGGCAAGCCTGAAGGAACTCTGGCAGGGTAGCGAGACTCGTCAGAGCTGTGTCATCGGCTCGGTCAAGTCCAACATCGGCCACCTGCTGACCGCTGCCGGGGCAGCAGCCCTGACCAAGGTACTGCTGGCCATGCAGCATGCAACCCTGCCCCCCACTGCCAATTTCAGCTCCCCACAGCCCGGTATGCAACTGGAGCAAAGCCCGTTCAAGGTGCTGACCCGGGCAGAGCCGTGGCAACGCCGCGGCAACACCATTCCCCGCCGTGCTGCAGTCAGCGCCTTTGGCTTTGGCGGCATTAATGCTCACCTGCTGGTGGAAGAATGGTTACCGGAAAACTCCGCTCTGATCCCCCCCCCTGATTCAGGGGGGGGCGAGGGGGGGGTACCGATTGCCATAGTTGGCCTGGATGCCTCCTTTGGCCCCTGGCAGGGGCTGCAGGCAGTGCAGCAACGGGTGCTGGGAGGCAGCAGCAATGCTGTGGCCCCGACCCGTCCCAACAAGCGCTGGTGGGGTGTTGAACAGCGGGCCTGGTTCAAACAGCAGGGGCTTGATCAGATACCGTTTACCGGCTGGTTCATGGATCAGGTCAAAGTCAGCAACAACCGTTTCCGCATCCCCCCCAAAGAGATGGAAGAGATGCAGCCCCAGCAGTTGCTGATGCTGCAGACCGCTGCCAATGCCCTGCAGGATGCAGGTCTGGACAAACAGGACAACCCCAAAACCGGGGTGATGATCGGGATCGCCTTTGACCTGAACAGCACCGGGTTTTCCCTGCGCTGGCCCATGCAGCAGCAGGCCAGGATCTGGGCAGACCGGCTGGGACGGAAACTGACTGAAGCTGAGTTGAACGACTGGACTGGCAAGTTACGGGACAGCATCAGCCCAGCCCTGAACGCCAACCGGACCATGGGCAGCCTGGGCAACATTGTGGCCAGCAGGATAGCGCGGGAGTTCAAGATCGGCGGCCCCAGCTTTACCCTTTCCAGTGAAGAGAGTTCCGGTATCCGTGCCCTGGAAACCGCAGTCAGGATGCTGCAGCAGCATGAGCTGGATCAGGCCGTGGTGGGTGCGGTTGATCTGGCCGGTGATCTGCGGGCAGTGCTGGGCCAGCATGCAGTACGCCCTTTTTCAGCCACCGGCCAGTGTCGCCCCTTTGATTGCGCAGCTGATGGCACGGTGATTGGTGAAGGGGCCTGTGCCTTTGTGTTGAAACGGCTTTCCGATGCAGAGGCTGACAATAACCGGATCTATGCCGTGATCCGCGGTATCGGCTCCAGTAACGGTGCTTTGGATACTGCTTACTCTAATGCTCTGCAGCGTGCCTATCAGGATAGCGGTAGTGCTCCGGCAACCGTGAGCCTGCTTGAGGCCACGGCTGATGCCAGTCCAGAGCAGGACCGGCTTGAGGCAGAGGCACTGAACCATTTCTTTGCTGACACTGCAGCTGATGCAACAGTGGTGGGCAGTGTCAAAGGGGCCATCGGCCATACCGGTGCCGTATCCGGTCTGGCATCACTGCTTAGAGGCTGTCTTGCCCTGTACCAGGAGATCATCCCGGCCAGCAGCGGCACTGAAACAACCTGCCCGGAACTGTCCAAGGGGCCGCTGCAACTGGTGACCACCCCCCGTTACTGGCTGCGCAACCGGGAAGAGGGACCACGCCGGGCCGGTGTGTCGGTCTGCGGTATTGATGGTTCCTGCAGCCATGTGGTGCTGGAAGGGTGGGATCAGCAGCCTGCTGCAGATGCTGTCAGACGGCAGGCACCACTGGGACCCTGCCATGAACTGCTCTTTCCGCTGGTTGCCAACAGCAGTGCAGAGTTGTCAGCCGAGCTGGATCTGTTGCAGCAGCGCTGCCGCGCCACTGCCGGCAGCAGGCAGGAACTGGCAGGGCTGGCATCTGAATACTGCAGCAGAATCACCCTGCAGTCCGTACAACCGCAAGGGATGGCACTGGTGGCAGCAGATGCAGAACAGCTTGAGCACCTGATTGAGCAGGGCAGGCAGACCCTGCAACAGGATACTGAGTCTGTTGAGATACCTCCATCCTTGCGGGACCGGCTGTTCTACAGCAGATCGCCATTGGCTGCTCAGGGGCGGATCGCCTTTGTATTCCCCGGCTCCGGCAATCATTACCCTGCCATGGCCAGGGACCTGTTCTGCTGCTGGCCTGAGGTGCTGCGTCAACAGAATCAAGAGAACCACCGGTTGAAAGACCAGTTCCAGCCGGATCTATTCTGGGCGGACACGCCGCAGGAGCAGCTTAATGACAACCACCGTGCCGTGATCTTTGGCCAGGTGGCTACCGGCTGCGGGGTCAGTGACCTGGTACGCAGCTTCGGCATCAGCCCTAGCAGTGTGATCGGCTACAGCCTGGGTGAATCAGCCGCCCTGTTCTCCACCCGCACCTGGGTGGATCGTGATCTGATGTACAGCAGGATGCAGGAATCAACCCTGTTTACCCATGACCTGGCTGGCGAGTGCCGTGCCGCCCGGACCGCCTGGGGGCTGGCGGATGACCAGCAGGTCAACTGGAGCCTGGGGGTTGTGATGGCCCCGGCTGATCAGGTACGCGCAGAGATCAGCGCATTGTCACGGGTCTATCTGCTGATCATCAACACCCCTGATGAATGTGTGGTGGGTGGTGACAGCACTGCAGTTACCGAGCTGGTCGGCCGTCTGGGCTGCCACTTTTTCCCGCTCTACGGTGTGACCACCGTACATTGCGAGGTGGCCCAACCGGTGGCAACCCCGTACCATGATCTGCACCTGTTTACCACCAACCCGCCCCAGGGGGTAACCTTCTACAGTGGTGCCAAAGGTGACCGTTTTGAGCCGACCCAGGAAAACTGCGCCGCAGCGATCCTGGATCAGGCATTGCACGGGATTGACTATCCGGCCACCATTGAGGCTGCCTACCGCGATGGTGTGCGCCTGTTCCTTGAAATGGGGCCCGGCAACTCCTGCAGCAGGATGATCAGCCGGATTCTTGAAGGCCGTCCGCACCTGGCCCGTTCTGCCTGTTTCAACGGACAGGATCAGATCCTGACCCTGCTGCGTCTACTGGCCAGCCTGATTGCCGAGCGGGTGCCGCTGGATCTGTCACCACTCTGCATGGCTGAGCCCCTTGCAACACAGGTCACAAGTAACAGCCCACAGGTCCGGCTGGTGGTCGGTGGTAAACCGTTTACAATACCGACGTTGCCGCCAGTGGCCAGTGCACCGTCCCGACCGCCTGTCAGCACAGTTGCAGCGCCTCAGCCAGCAGATCAGCTGCCGGTGACGCCACAACTGCAAAGCAGTAATACTACCCTGCTGCAGGAGTTCAGTCAGGCCCAGGCCGCCCAGATTGCAGCCCATGAGGCGTTCCTTACCCTCAGCAACAGCCTGACCCAATCCATGGCACAGGCCCTGGCGCTCCAGGTCAGCCTGCAACAGGTATTGGGTGATAACGCGCCGCCAACCGATCAGCATCAGTACCAACAAAAGCCGGCACAACGCCCCACTACAAATGAATCCTCCTGTGCCTTTAACCGCGAAATGTGTATGGAGTTCGCCATCGGCTCAGTGGCAAAGATGCTGGGGCCGCAGTTTGCCGAGGTGGATAGCTTCCCCACCCGGGTGCGCCTGCCGGATGAACCGCTGATGCTGGTGGACCGGATTATCAGGGTTGAGGGTGAGCCGCGCTCCATGACCAATGGCCGGGTGATCACCGAGCATGATATCTTCCCCCATGCCTGGTATCTGGATGGTGGCCGGATACCGACCTGTATTGCGGTGGAGGCAGGTCAGGCCGACCTGTTCCTGTCCGGGTATCTGGGGATTGACTTCATCACCAGGGGGCTGGCGGTCTATCGCCTGCTGGATGCAGTGGTAACCTTCCACCGCGGTCTGCCCGGCCCTGGTGAGACCATCAACTATGATATCCGGATTGAACGATTCTTCCGTCAGGGAGACACCTGGCTGTTCCGCTTCTTCTTTGAGGCCACCGTGGCTGGTGAGCCGCTGCTCTCCATGCGGGACGGCTGTGCCGGGTTCTTCTCATCTGCCGCCCTTGAGGCTGGTAAAGGGATTGTCAGGCCGCTGGTTGACCCGCGCCCCACAACCGGGATCAGACCGGCTGACTGGCAGGATCTGGTACCCCTGAAGCGGGAAGGGTTCACGGCTGAGCAGCTGGATAAGCTGCGTCAGGGTGATCTGGCCGGCTGCTTTGGTCCGTTGTTCAGCGGTCTAGGCATCAAGCAGCCTCTGACCATCCCCGGTGGCAGGATGCGGCTGGTACACCGGGTCAATGAGATCATCCCCCATGGTGGACGCTACGGCCAGGGAATGATCCGTGCTGAGGCGGATATTCACCCGGATGACTGGTTCATCACCTGCCACTTTGTGGATGACCGGGTCATGCCCGGCACCCTGATGTATGAATGCTGCATGCATACCCTGCGGATTCTGCTGCTGCGGATCGGCTGGGTGGCTGAGGCAAACAGTGCGGTCTGGGAACCGGTGCCCGGGGTGGCCAGCAAGCTCTGCTGCCGTGGCCAGGTACTGGAGACCACCAGGGTGGTGACCTATGAGGTAACCATCCGCGAAATCGGCTATCGCCCGGAACCGTATGTGATTGTGGATGCCCTGATGTATGCAGATGGCAAGCCGATTGTGGAGATCACCAGCATGTCGGCCCGCCTGACCGGAACCACCAGGCAGCAACTTGAACAGCTCTGGCAGGGACGCAACAGCAGCCCGGTCAGTTATATCAAACCAGCTATCTATACAAAGAAACAGATTCTGGCTTACAGCAACGGCAAGCCGTCTGAAGGATTCGGCGACCGCTACCAGGTCTTTGACCGGCAGCGCAAGATCGCCCGTCTGCCCGGACCGCCGTTCCAGTTCATGGACCGGGTAACCTCAGTTACGGGTGAACCGTGGCAGATGAAGGCCGGAGCAGCAGCGGAGGCCCAGTATGACCTGCCGTCTGATGCCTGGTTCTTTGGGGTGGAACGTCAGCCCCGCATGCCGTTCTGCGTACTCTTGGAGGCTGCCCTGCAGCCCTGCGGCTGGCTGGCAGCCTATGTTGGCTCTGCCCTGACCACCCCCAATGACATCTCGTTCCGCAACCTGGGCGGCAGTGCCATCCAGCACCGCCCGGTGACCCCGGATAGCGGCACCCTGACCTGCTGTGCCACCATGACCAAGGTGGCCACCAGCGGCGGTATGATCATCCAGGAGTTTGACTTCAGTGTGGCTGACAGCCTGGGCATGATCTACGAAGGTCAGACCATGTTCGGGTTTTTCTCCAAAGAAGCACTGGCGCAACAGGTCGGTATCCGCGATGCCCAGCCCTATCAGCCGTCGGAGGCGGAGACCGGCCGTGGCCGCAGCCTTGACTATCCAACCAACGCCCCGTTCCCGGACAAGCAGTTGCGGATGATCGACCGGATCGAGCTGTACATTGCCGATGGTGGTCCAAACGGACTGGGTTACCTGCAGGGGATCAAACAGGTTGATCCTGATGAATGGTTCTTTAAGGCACACTTCTATGAAGATCCGGTGACCCCCGGCTCCCTGGGGCTGGAGTCATTCCAGCAGTTGCTGAAATTTGCAGCTGTTGAACGCTGGGGCTGGCAGGAAGGCACGATCATCTCCAGCGTGGCCCTGCAACAGAAGCACCGTTGGCTCTACCGTGGCCAGGTGGTGCCTTCAAACAAACAGGTCCGGGTCACTGCCTGGATCACTGCAGTGGATGATCAGCAGCAGCTGATGACTGCCAGCGGCTTCCTGGCCGTGGATGACAAGCTGATTTATCAGATGATTGATTTTACCGTGAGAATGGAATCCATACGATGA
- a CDS encoding fatty acid CoA ligase family protein, which yields MPTFANIAAHLPRMAQLQPDTTAIIFPKGNQSLTFQELDRLSDRICHGLIRSGITRGTRTVLMVTPSPEFFALTFALFKVGAIPVLIDPGLGIKNLKSCLAEVQPSAFIGIPKAQVARLLFGWAKDSLKTIITVGPRLFWGGITLDKLIQQSPDKPFEMAVTAADDQAAILFTSGSTGPPKGAIYSHGNFSAQVEALQQVYRIQPGEIDLPTFPLFALFAPALGMTAVIPEMDFTRPGSVDPQKIISAITSHKVTTMFGSPALINRVGRSGAEQGIKLPTLQRVISAGAPVPAVVMERFSQMLAEGVEIFTPYGATESLPVCSIGSREILGETRVITENGGGVCIGRPVDSIRVELIRISDEPITVWDDDLRVAPGQVGEIVVQGPQVTRGYFQRPEADLLSKISDPQGGFFHRMGDLGRQDETGRLWFCGRKTHRVESVHGPLFTIPVEAVFNTHPLVYRSALVGIGPKGSQQPVICIELEQGITTNQEQLRSELLNIAASHPHTREISTILFHPAFPVDIRHNAKIFREKLAVWAAEELA from the coding sequence ATGCCCACCTTTGCCAATATTGCAGCACACCTGCCCCGAATGGCGCAGTTGCAGCCGGATACCACGGCGATTATCTTCCCCAAAGGCAATCAGAGCCTGACCTTTCAGGAGCTTGACCGGCTCTCTGACCGGATCTGTCACGGCCTGATCCGCTCCGGCATTACCCGTGGTACCCGTACCGTGCTGATGGTTACCCCTTCTCCGGAGTTTTTTGCCCTGACCTTTGCCCTGTTCAAGGTGGGGGCGATACCGGTGCTGATTGATCCAGGTCTGGGAATCAAAAATCTGAAGAGCTGTCTGGCTGAGGTACAACCAAGCGCCTTTATCGGCATCCCCAAGGCGCAGGTTGCCCGCCTGCTGTTCGGCTGGGCAAAGGACAGTCTTAAAACCATCATCACTGTTGGACCGCGTCTGTTCTGGGGCGGTATAACCCTTGACAAACTCATACAACAAAGCCCTGACAAACCCTTTGAGATGGCCGTTACGGCGGCAGATGATCAGGCAGCAATTTTATTTACCAGCGGCAGCACCGGCCCCCCTAAAGGTGCAATTTACAGTCATGGCAACTTCAGTGCCCAGGTTGAGGCGTTGCAGCAGGTCTACAGGATCCAGCCGGGCGAGATTGATCTGCCCACCTTTCCCCTGTTTGCCCTGTTTGCGCCAGCCCTGGGGATGACCGCAGTGATTCCGGAGATGGACTTTACCCGGCCCGGTTCGGTTGATCCGCAGAAGATCATCTCTGCCATCACCAGTCACAAGGTCACCACCATGTTCGGCTCACCAGCCCTGATCAACCGGGTTGGCCGCTCTGGTGCTGAGCAGGGCATCAAACTGCCGACCCTGCAGCGGGTGATCTCAGCAGGGGCACCGGTTCCGGCTGTGGTAATGGAGCGTTTTTCCCAGATGCTTGCAGAAGGCGTGGAGATCTTTACCCCCTATGGTGCCACCGAATCTTTGCCGGTCTGTTCCATTGGAAGCCGCGAGATACTTGGTGAGACACGCGTTATTACCGAGAACGGCGGCGGGGTCTGCATCGGCAGGCCGGTTGATAGTATCCGGGTCGAGCTGATCAGAATCAGCGATGAACCGATTACCGTCTGGGATGATGATCTACGTGTTGCACCGGGCCAGGTTGGCGAGATTGTGGTGCAGGGCCCCCAGGTGACCCGTGGTTATTTCCAGCGGCCGGAGGCAGATCTGCTGTCCAAGATCAGCGATCCTCAAGGCGGATTCTTCCACCGCATGGGTGATCTGGGCAGACAGGATGAGACCGGTAGACTCTGGTTCTGCGGTCGCAAAACCCATCGGGTTGAATCTGTCCATGGCCCGTTATTCACCATCCCGGTGGAAGCGGTCTTTAACACCCATCCACTTGTCTATCGCAGCGCCCTGGTTGGTATCGGACCCAAGGGCAGCCAGCAACCGGTAATCTGCATAGAACTGGAACAAGGGATCACCACCAATCAGGAACAACTGCGGTCTGAGCTGTTGAACATTGCAGCCAGCCATCCCCATACCAGGGAAATCAGCACCATCCTGTTCCACCCAGCCTTTCCGGTGGATATCCGCCACAACGCCAAGATCTTCCGGGAGAAGCTGGCCGTATGGGCTGCGGAGGAACTGGCATGA